The Vanessa atalanta chromosome 12, ilVanAtal1.2, whole genome shotgun sequence nucleotide sequence TAAGAAAGTGATAGCAGTATTTGTAGTCTTAACATATTAGGGATATgtctaaacatattataatgagGATGGTAACcagtaagaaaatttaaaataatttcaactatTTCTACGCAACGGACTCAGCCCTCAGGAACTTACATTGCGCCAATACATAGAAATGAATTGACCGAGAGTTCCGCTATCAAGTAAATACGGGCGGCAAAGTAATCAAAGTATTAAAGAAAAAGAGATTGCGGCCAATAAGTgtgtagtatttaaaaaaaaaagaaatacggCTAACGCaggctttattttattatcacgaTCTATTTATTTAGCTAGCAACTTACTAACTACACATTAATATTGTTGCCCGCCATTATAACCAAAGACAGTTATTGTTATTGGCCACAAACTATCTTTCAAATTTTACATGATCATTTTTTGTGGTTATTGTGACTGGTCAATTCATTTTCTATGTTTATCATCGAATAATCCGTCTCGTCTATATATCAGCTATGCTAAGCTATGTATCCAAGTAAATTGTGCttcaaatataatgatattaatacaCTTATGTATTATTTCTTTAGACAGAGAATAActtgaagaaaaatatattatagtcgcTGCAATGTCGAGtcgatgtaataaattatatataagtattaaagatTAACTCCAGACAAgtggttttattatatattcatttgtttaaacATGTTGTACAATTTAAACTGAAATGGATTGTAGATGTTATCATTTGTTGAGATTTACTAAGTTATCAAACATTGTAGGTAGTTGATATTTAattggaatttattataaaatacctatttatacgctatgtatttgtgatattttctattaatgATGGATAACTTTGTAAGatcaaataagatatatttatgagTTATATACAAATTAGGTGTTATTTAGATTctgcatttgaaataaaaattgaagtggcaaatatttatttatccatttgaaaaaagataatgcaattaatttaataactttcatTAATTACTCTTGAGTGTAATGAAGAAAaactttcttaataataaatggcACCATTATGACATGAGAACGTCAAATGCAGAGCTAAATAAGACCACTccgtatacaatatttttaaattatcaacattTGATAAGGGAGCTATAAAAAGGGAAACTCCAAAGTATCGAAGTCAAATTAGAAATATCCATAAAACTTagcatcttaatttaaataagtgtaCATTTAAAAGTACGCCGGGATCCGAGTTTGTTCCCTCTTCTGTATTTCTTACCGCGGCTCTCTTTGTCCTTGCGGATCTCCCGGACTAGAGTGTAGAAGGCATCGTCTACGCCCATACGGGTTTTTGCTGATGTTTCTACGAATGGTACACCATAACTTCGCGCCACCTGCAATTTAAACAAGtgctttgttaaaataataactagttTAGAATATTCTATTACCATTTTAATAggaaactttatataataacaacaaaaaaagacAACTTCTTGAATACATATCTTTGACAAGCATCACTAGTGTTTTGAAATTGGATATGTAATCTAAATTCCTAATAATCAGCTCATAATGATAcagacattttaaaacaaagtacactaatattttaattgttacaaattGTATTCACATGTTTGCtttgttgaatataattaatttattgtctaCAACTGATGCAACTGACTCACATCAACAATTTATACACTTTATATAACttcctatatttatattctatttcagTTATATATTGTGACACATGAACGTTTAGAAATATACCTAAAGATATCTAACCAACTTAAAAATTCTAGAgtttttctacaaaaaaattatttattttcagaaatcacataagtaattttatataattatcgatTTGTTGGGAGTAATCTATGTAGTATATCTATAGGAAGAATCTAGTAAACAGTGAACTATCTCAGGTGGGATGTGCTCCTGGAGCTATTCTCAACTTAGAATTGCCTAATGCATAGGACATCTTATCTTAGATCTTAAGTATGTGTATGCAAATTGGTGCACTAAATACTAGTCTCATAATCTGACACAGGACACCTACCAACTTCCAAACTTTTTCTATACTTCCTAATAAAAAACTCATTAACTTTTCTTTGACCCAATCCAGTGTTTGAAGTTTGGACTTGCCTTATAGATTACAAGGTAGCAAGTCCAAAGTTCAAATCTTAggtttagatataataaaaatattagagataactatgtattttaatataataatacattttggaACCACTAAAAACTAATGATGGTGAAAGCAAAAAActatggatatattttttatggcataagtTGTTGGACAAGCATATGGGCTACCTAATGGTTAGTGGTtaccactgcctatagacaatggtgctgtaagaaatattaaccattccttacatcctcaatgcgccaacaaccttgggaactaagatgttatgtcccttgtgcctgtagttacactggctcacttactcttcaaaccggaacaagaatactgagtactgttgatTTTAGTTTAATAGTTTTAGTGACAGCACACTAGTACAAATAATTGTTGTGATGTATATAGATTCATACTGTTTTAGAAATTGTTAAAGTTTCATGTGTATTTTTGTCTTTACTTGAatatttaagtgtatttttgtACTTTCTTTGTCCATtccattataattgtttaatctTAAACTTTTAGACATTTGGAAGTTTAACAGTAGGTAAGCTTCCATGtagttgtagggctttgtgaaaaccACTCAATCATCACATATTATAAcgccaaaaagcaatataaTGTGTTGTTGAGATACAATTTTCAACATGAGTGAGCAATTTTTCTGGGTGAAGAGAAATAACATCTGAGTTACTATAGTTAGTGGGATGATGTTAGACATGTTTATAAGGACAATAACTATTGGCAGTGACATTAActtaaatctaatataatatctataaaattaagcAACAAGTACAtctatttattctttattaatataacaacagaaaatattaaatggcTCCTTGTGTAACAACTATTATattgaacaattattttaatttattctataaatattaataaattcacataTCATTGTATTCAATAGTTATTGATAATAACCACTAATACATGAACAAGTAATAAGGTAACGAGTCTAGACTAAATTGTAGTTATCATTGTATAACATCTAAGTAAGGTGGGAGGTTTCACAGTCCCAGAATCtgctttgttatttttttttagtataaaatctAGCATTCTCTTTGTTTCTATGAATCTATTATGCACTGTTTTTTACAATTGCCTCTATAAAAGATACAGATCAATTCTAATGTTTATCTTATATCCTATTTCTTGGCTTGTTACTGTATAAAGAGATGACTCAGGATGAgccataattattaatttcaatatttgaatggaacaagtaataaataaaagaaaaggttTATATACATCAATTAAATGTtccattttcataaaaattgtGGCAGAGATTATGAATTTATGAGAGAGGTCAATGTATAATTGACATAATCTCTTTGGGAAATTtcacaaaaatagaaattacaccctaatatttttataaacacattgAATCTTGATTACTTTACTAACTCAGGTTGAgttcattgtataattttaattctatacaaTTTTGTAGAATTTCTTTTAAGTATTATAGAAATACTTCTGATCAACTtgatatattatgcatgtaGTAACAAAAAATTGCATTATCCtcaacaaaagttttttttttatttatactcccTAAACTTTCTTACTTGTACcagaaataaaagttttaactgAGAAtaaatggaatttatttaaaactaggaTGTACATTATATGACTGACACTTACACACATTAGTTCCACTAGTTTCCCTTCTGAATTCTTAGTTGATGTAACCAATACTACTTGACGACAACATTCTATAGACAgcattatattcaaattgaattaaGCATTTATTAGATACTCGTTATAGTTGCCTGTGGATACACTCCTATTTTAGAGGTCTATGTTCTTCCTCGGAGCTCAAACTAACAAATTCCATTAACTTCAGTTCATTGGTTTTGCCGTGAAAAAGCagtagacagacagagttacttttgaatttattatattagtataaataaggAAAGTTTAGTTATACAAACCAAAAATGACTTTGACTTACTGTATATCATGGGTCATATATACCATTTTTGTTTGTTCATAATGTAAGTTCAAGATattataccaataaaaatacataaatgattgttttttatacagtatttatttacattatatataagactgtgtatattgtgtaaatatgttgtatgtatacaatacataaaatacttttttctacTAGTAAAATATGATTGTTTTAGATTATGTGAATCATTGATTAATTAAGAATGATATAGGTACTTATATTGAtggtaattgattttattatttcgcaATACAAGTTGTAAGTGTATGACATATTcaattctgaataaataaaatgctagTGTAACAAgtttaatagaaaatacaaaattgaataatgttattgtttcaTTGTCACATCTGAGTACAcagtaaataaaagtatgtacATTTCGTACATGGGTTAaagttaaagaattattttttgatgAGTCAAGAGAAATGTCACTagtggtataataataaacaaacaaacgtaCCTCTCGCGCTTGCGTCATGTCGACAGCCCATGCCTGAAGGTCGCACTTGTTACCTACTAACACCATCGGCACTTCTTCCGCGTCCTTCACTCGCTTTATCTGCTCTCTGTATGATCCAATGTCCTCGAAACTCTTAGCACTATTTACCGCGAACACCAACAAGAACCCCTCCCCTGTCCGCATATATTGGTCCCTCATAGCGGAGTACTCTTCTTGACCTGCCGTATCCAATATATCTAACAGACACGTCTCCCCGTCTATAACCACTTGTTTCCTATACGAATCTTCGATCGTTGGATCGTACTCATCCACGAAATGATTTTGAATCAGCTGTATAGTCAATGCGGATTTACCGACGCCACCAGCCCCTACCACCACTAACTTGTACTCGGTCATTTTGCGACGAGATAGTAGGAATATTTTTCGTAACACTAAACGTCACTGGTACACTAAGAAACAACGCCCCAAACCAACGCGCCACACCTTTGATATTACTCACATCGGCATGGCTGTCACGACctgttatgtatgttattgcACTCACTGTACCCGTAAAACGgctaattaatgtattattagagtcaaatgcaataaataacaatgaggcagttcactcacccttctaccACAGACTAAGTAGACTATATTTACACGTGACATAACAGAATGAAAAGATTTATACctatttgctttaaatttaaatataatataaaatattatgtaaaattatttagttgtaataatttaagttcGTGAAAGCTTTTGCTCTTTTTAAGTAACATGTATTATGGTTTTAATTTATGTcgtacgtttaaaatattattttaaagtacatttGACTGTTAATAGTTCGAGATTCAGTTTTAAGATGGCGctgtatttttgaaataaatattaaggtcttcttttaaatataatgacgtCCCTAACACAAAACACATACCTACATAAAACagacatttctttaaaaaaaagaaagaaaaataactgaattattatattcattattgtaTGACATAAGAACAAAGAGAATTAAGAACAGAGCATTATAACCCTTTTTAGAGCTTtgattgtttttgttgttgagattataataaattattaaattatttaattattgttcatatattttgaatatgtcAACTGAAAAACCAGAAGATGAGGGGGATCCCGAAGCTTTGGAAGAAGCGGGTATACTCGAAGCAGATGTCGGTGCCAATTTGtgagtatttaaaattcatagttCGAATTTTATAGCTTTGTTTTAGACACTCATTATGTTCTTATAAATGAAGATTGTCAGAATTTTCTTAGTTTTTCTTGAGTTTCTTTCggcagttcttctcaggtctgagatGTTTCTTTCCTAAccggtggtagaattttgtcaatcaataagaaattgttctatgtttaataaatttatttgaattagaattgtttaaatttataataattgtaagctTCATATTCTTGAAAATGTACCTAAGCGAACGCCATAATGTAACATGCACCAGAGAAACACATTGGAAGGACATTGAGCAccgctataaaaaaaaaccgaaaacaTCGCCTTCTCAGTCACACTTGCAGGTCCAATAAGACTGAAGTGATCAGAGCAGCTTAC carries:
- the LOC125067621 gene encoding GTPase HRas; protein product: MTEYKLVVVGAGGVGKSALTIQLIQNHFVDEYDPTIEDSYRKQVVIDGETCLLDILDTAGQEEYSAMRDQYMRTGEGFLLVFAVNSAKSFEDIGSYREQIKRVKDAEEVPMVLVGNKCDLQAWAVDMTQAREVARSYGVPFVETSAKTRMGVDDAFYTLVREIRKDKESRGKKYRRGNKLGSRRTFKCTLI